Proteins from one Setaria italica strain Yugu1 chromosome V, Setaria_italica_v2.0, whole genome shotgun sequence genomic window:
- the LOC101752597 gene encoding protein IWS1 homolog A, translating into MAGGAVDQSLLDLLPQIHALFSDPLRVISYKWLSRNFSVSSNDAKRLLQEFVDKNGADLQVIYSVSGWLKNNPQNYCVKLTSGPKLEEARQAFKDSCSVQVYSIQASIPKDTAVLWNPEFVQAEELFNQPFDEENCLRDNRFCGVFNSFVKRTSSGKHVSSLPPKPVNGAAVAAQSKPSVTPKEQSVTARQQDLPGVSSLKQGAGNKSEKDSFTVLDKAANAPVSKEPSIVAHANKNKAQNGKAMPGNGGSLANMWGRASAKPKPPATTNPAAVASVAATADAQICAKEEADADSSDDEQGLKYRRGSGNASNRKRRAVFDFSDDEEDDNIVSIASPELPKPQAPDPVTQTAEDTEADQKNMENKEDIPSNVKGCSRGLDFELTSECKSKSVNTINYSGITLKEKSSDPPINDNKQDSTAEPASTSPKRRKVLKTRIDERGREVTEVVWEGEASAGDKTEKNANTTTASRAAPSSKPQPAANADKSKAPSKAAGSKKPAKAGTGTKQGSIMSFFKKA; encoded by the exons ATGGCGGGAGGGGCCGTGGACCAGTCGCTGCTCGACCTGCTGCCCCAGATCCACGCCCTCTTCTCCGACCCGCTTCGCGTG ATTTCGTATAAATGGCTTAGTCGGAACTTCTCTGTATCATCAAATGATGCCAAGAG GTTGCTTCAGGAGTTTGTCGACAAAAATGGAGCCGACCTCCAAGTGATTTACAGTGTGTCAGGGTGGCTGAAGAATAATCCCCAAAATTATTGTGTAAAGCTCACTTCAGGCCCAAAACTTGAAG AAGCAAGACAAGCATTCAAAGATTCTTGTTCGGTTCAGGTCTACAGTATCCAGGCATCTATTCCAAAAGATACTGCGGTACTATGGAATCCTGAATTTGTTCAGGCAGAAGAGCTTTTCAACCAACCTTTTGATGAAGAGAACTGTTTGAGAGATAATAG ATTTTGTGGTGTTTTCAATTCTTTTGTCAAGCGAACATCCAGTGGGAAGCATGTGAGCTCATTGCCACCAAAGCCTGTAAATGGTGCTGCGGTAGCTGCACAGTCAAAACCTAGTGTTACCCCAAAGGAGCAGTCTGTTACTGCTCGGCAGCAGGATTTGCCTGGAGTGTCTAGTCTAAAGCAGGGAGCAGGCAATAAGTCTGAGAAGGATAGTTTCACAGTATTAGATAAAGCTGCCAATGCTCCTGTTTCCAAAGAACCATCAATTGTTGCCCatgcaaacaaaaataaagCTCAGAATGGCAAGGCCATGCCTGGTAATGGTGGATCGCTGGCTAACATGTGGGGCCGTGCATCAGCAAAACCGAAGCCTCCAGCTACCACTAATCCTGCAGCTGTAGCAAGTGTTGCAG CTACTGCTGATGCACAAATATGTGCAAAGGAAGAAGCAGATGCTGATAGCAGTGATGACGAACAGGGACTAAAGTACAGGAGGGGCTCTGGCAATGCAAGTAACAGAAAGAGAAGAGCAGTTTTTGATTTTTcagatgatgaggaagatgacaaTATTGTAAGCATTGCATCTCCTGAGCTACCAAAACCGCAAGCCCCAGACCCTGTTACCCAAACTGCTGAAGACACTGAAGCAGATCAAAAGAACATGGAAAATAAAGAAGATATACCAAGCAATGTGAAAGGTTGCTCAAGGGGGTTGGATTTTGAGTTAACTTCAGAATGTAAAAGTAAAAGTGTCAATACTATAAATTATTCTGGGATTACTTTAAAAGAAAAGAGCAGTGATCCTCCAATCAATGACAATAAGCAGGATTCCACAGCTGAGCCTGCTTCCACCTCACCGAAGAGAAGAAAGGTTTTGAAGACACGTATAGATGAGCGAGGAAGGGAAG TTACTGAGGTTGTCTGGGAGGGTGAAGCTTCTGCTGGTGACAAGACAGAGAAGAATGCGAACACTACTACTGCGAGCAG GGCGGCTCCTTCAAGCAAGCCACAGCCAGCAGCAAACGCTGACAAGAGCAAAGCTCCAAGCAAAGCAGCAGGCAGCAAGAAACCTGCGAAGGCCGGCACTGGCACCAAGCAAGGGAGCATCATGTCATTCTTCAAGAAGGCATAA